In the genome of Microbacterium saperdae, one region contains:
- a CDS encoding NfeD family protein, producing MDNFATFVQFIDQWAWIGWLILIAVFLVIEMLTLDFTFLMLSFGSALGLVTDLVGIPVWAQVIIAAAAAAIFILFLRPPLLKRLRRGEDPTKSNVDALIDLRGIALHDITQISGQVKLSNGDTWTARTATAVPIPQGSPIAITAINGATAIVRPVND from the coding sequence ATGGACAACTTCGCGACATTCGTACAGTTCATCGACCAATGGGCATGGATCGGGTGGTTGATCCTGATCGCCGTCTTCCTCGTGATCGAGATGCTGACGCTGGATTTCACCTTCCTGATGCTGAGCTTCGGAAGTGCTCTCGGCCTGGTGACCGACCTGGTGGGCATTCCTGTCTGGGCACAGGTGATCATCGCCGCCGCTGCGGCCGCCATCTTCATCCTGTTCCTGCGTCCGCCGCTGCTCAAGCGGCTCCGACGCGGCGAGGATCCGACGAAATCCAATGTCGACGCGCTGATCGACCTGCGCGGCATCGCCCTCCACGACATCACCCAGATCTCCGGCCAGGTGAAGCTGAGCAACGGCGACACCTGGACCGCCCGCACCGCCACCGCCGTGCCGATCCCGCAGGGATCGCCGATCGCCATCACCGCGATCAACGGCGCGACCGCCATCGTCCGACCCGTCAACGACTAG
- a CDS encoding helix-turn-helix transcriptional regulator — translation MRRVRDRIDREYAHPLDVEALAKGVHMSAGHLSRRFRDAYGESPYSYLMTRRIERAMALLRRGDLSVTEVCFEVGCSSLGTFSTRFTELVGVPPSVYRERAANVEGIPVFQAKHVTRPIRNQEAPRTDAHLT, via the coding sequence ATGAGGAGAGTGCGGGATCGCATCGACAGGGAGTACGCGCACCCTCTCGATGTGGAGGCTCTCGCGAAGGGCGTGCACATGTCGGCCGGGCATCTGAGTCGCCGATTTCGCGACGCCTATGGAGAATCTCCGTACTCCTACCTGATGACCAGGCGCATCGAGCGGGCGATGGCGCTCCTGCGACGAGGCGATCTGAGCGTGACGGAGGTCTGTTTCGAAGTCGGATGCTCGTCGCTGGGCACCTTCAGCACCCGATTCACGGAACTGGTCGGTGTCCCACCCAGCGTGTACCGTGAACGAGCCGCGAATGTGGAGGGGATCCCCGTGTTCCAGGCGAAGCACGTCACGAGGCCGATCAGGAATCAAGAAGCACCGCGCACCGACGCGCATCTAACGTGA
- a CDS encoding HdeD family acid-resistance protein: MSQAVNEAKSLFKSIRITLAVSGVIALIAGIVLLVWPVKSAVIVTAIFASYLVVAGVVYIGLGIFSKVKGGWARVGHIVLGLLYIVAGVIAFANLGVAAATLALVVVIFIGISWIVDGVVALTLLGQDGSRVWTLLYALLSIIAGIIVLFSPLIAGLAFWLFLGISLIALGIVQIVRAITIGKEAKGYVASVQEGVAG, from the coding sequence ATGTCCCAAGCAGTCAATGAAGCGAAGTCGCTGTTCAAGTCGATCCGCATCACGCTCGCGGTCTCCGGTGTCATCGCACTGATCGCCGGAATCGTCCTCCTCGTATGGCCGGTCAAGTCCGCAGTCATCGTGACCGCGATCTTCGCGTCGTACCTCGTCGTCGCCGGTGTCGTCTACATCGGTCTCGGCATCTTCTCGAAGGTCAAGGGCGGTTGGGCGCGCGTCGGACACATCGTGCTCGGTCTGCTCTACATCGTCGCCGGTGTGATCGCCTTCGCGAACCTCGGCGTCGCCGCAGCCACGCTGGCCCTCGTCGTCGTGATCTTCATCGGCATCAGCTGGATCGTCGATGGAGTCGTCGCGCTGACGCTCCTCGGACAGGACGGTTCCCGCGTCTGGACGCTGCTGTACGCGCTCCTGAGCATCATCGCCGGAATCATCGTGCTGTTCTCGCCCCTGATCGCCGGTCTGGCCTTCTGGCTGTTCCTGGGCATCTCGCTCATCGCGCTCGGCATCGTGCAGATCGTCCGCGCGATCACGATCGGCAAGGAAGCGAAGGGCTACGTCGCCTCCGTCCAGGAGGGCGTCGCCGGCTGA
- a CDS encoding peptidoglycan recognition protein family protein: MQEPQTPDSAERLSAPTRRGFLIAAGAGVTATAAGIWLAAGPLASDGAATAMDPNNPRALPEYAPVYQRAVKGLEAPLGFEDCAHPTARAGRDTAGSDRHAVTPVIDRFIIHHTGTTKDQLEFLSRCNKRSSAPTFYLRHDGSVIELIRPGAKPSSSGADWNWRSLAVETLDQTGAPEYTVTAAQLEELAQMVAWLATYDGKSLDGVPVSFTIDREHVISHRETWSGTECPGPYLQARLDDIVSRAQQIFTAKPST; the protein is encoded by the coding sequence ATGCAGGAACCCCAGACGCCCGACTCTGCCGAAAGGCTCTCGGCTCCCACCCGTCGGGGCTTCCTCATCGCTGCGGGCGCGGGCGTGACCGCGACCGCTGCGGGCATCTGGCTCGCTGCAGGCCCACTGGCGTCAGACGGTGCGGCGACCGCCATGGATCCGAACAATCCGAGAGCGCTACCCGAGTACGCGCCTGTCTACCAGCGCGCGGTGAAAGGACTCGAAGCGCCCCTGGGGTTCGAGGACTGTGCGCATCCCACGGCACGTGCGGGCCGCGACACGGCGGGAAGCGATCGTCACGCCGTGACGCCCGTCATCGACCGGTTCATCATCCACCACACCGGCACGACGAAGGACCAGTTGGAGTTCCTCTCTCGGTGCAACAAGCGGTCCTCCGCACCGACCTTCTATCTGCGGCACGACGGTTCCGTCATCGAGCTGATACGGCCGGGCGCGAAACCTTCTTCCTCCGGCGCGGACTGGAACTGGCGTTCCTTGGCAGTCGAGACACTGGACCAGACGGGAGCGCCGGAATACACCGTGACGGCGGCGCAACTGGAGGAACTCGCGCAGATGGTCGCGTGGCTCGCGACGTACGACGGCAAGAGTCTGGACGGCGTTCCGGTGTCGTTCACGATCGACAGGGAGCACGTCATCAGCCACCGAGAGACCTGGTCAGGCACGGAGTGCCCCGGCCCGTATCTACAGGCTCGCCTCGACGACATCGTGTCGCGCGCACAGCAGATCTTCACCGCGAAGCCCTCCACGTAG
- a CDS encoding GNAT family N-acetyltransferase codes for MSEGVFIREADMTGPDAAIVGDLVGTYLRQTEEEKAQRGYGTSAADPLPDRYRREVEEPASAYRGHRVYLAEVDGRAAGVVIVHEVDGKTEIKRLWTDPGARGRGVGGALLDAAIASADRPVRLSVWEWRAPAVGLYESRGFVRVDSWDERPGLVCMVRSDGALG; via the coding sequence ATGTCAGAAGGGGTCTTCATCCGTGAGGCGGACATGACCGGTCCCGACGCAGCGATCGTGGGCGACCTCGTGGGCACGTACCTTCGTCAGACGGAGGAGGAGAAGGCGCAGCGCGGATACGGCACGAGCGCCGCGGACCCGCTGCCTGATCGGTACCGGCGCGAGGTGGAGGAACCTGCGTCCGCCTACCGCGGTCACCGGGTTTATCTCGCCGAGGTCGATGGACGAGCGGCAGGAGTCGTGATCGTGCACGAGGTCGACGGCAAGACGGAGATCAAACGGCTGTGGACTGATCCGGGGGCACGCGGCCGAGGTGTGGGTGGCGCACTGCTAGACGCCGCGATCGCATCGGCGGACAGGCCCGTGCGGCTTTCCGTCTGGGAATGGCGTGCTCCCGCGGTCGGCCTGTACGAGTCGAGAGGTTTCGTCCGCGTCGACTCGTGGGACGAGCGCCCCGGCCTCGTCTGCATGGTGAGGAGCGACGGCGCACTCGGCTGA
- a CDS encoding SDR family oxidoreductase has product MTDVLPAGSLDGKVALVTGSSRGIGADTVRYLAEAGADVVINFRNKAPRAEKLANELRELGRRALVVGADLTDPASVAQMFEAIRAEYGRLDVLVLNASGGMESGMAEDYALTLNRDAQLNVLNAATPLLADGARVVFVTSHQAHFIRTTPTMPEYEPVALSKRAGEDALRELIPALAEKGIGFTVVSGDMIEGTITATLLERANPGAIAERRESAGKLYNVSEFAAEVAMAAVDPVPADNTRLVGDVSAFAAE; this is encoded by the coding sequence GTGACCGACGTTCTTCCCGCAGGTTCTCTCGACGGCAAGGTCGCGCTTGTCACCGGTTCGTCGCGGGGGATCGGTGCCGACACGGTGCGCTATCTCGCCGAGGCCGGCGCAGATGTGGTCATCAACTTCCGCAACAAGGCACCGCGTGCGGAGAAGCTCGCCAACGAGCTTCGCGAGCTCGGCCGTCGCGCGCTGGTGGTCGGCGCAGACCTGACGGATCCCGCCTCCGTGGCTCAGATGTTCGAGGCGATCCGTGCGGAGTACGGACGGCTCGACGTGCTCGTCCTGAACGCCTCCGGCGGCATGGAGTCCGGCATGGCGGAGGACTACGCCCTCACGCTGAACCGCGACGCGCAGCTCAACGTCCTCAACGCCGCGACGCCCCTGCTCGCGGATGGTGCACGCGTCGTGTTCGTCACCAGCCACCAGGCGCACTTCATCCGCACCACCCCGACCATGCCGGAGTACGAGCCGGTCGCACTGTCCAAGCGTGCCGGGGAGGACGCGCTCCGCGAGCTGATCCCGGCTCTGGCGGAGAAGGGCATCGGCTTCACCGTCGTGTCCGGCGACATGATCGAAGGCACGATCACCGCGACCCTTCTCGAGCGTGCCAACCCCGGCGCGATCGCCGAGCGTCGCGAATCCGCCGGCAAGCTCTACAACGTGTCGGAGTTCGCCGCAGAGGTCGCCATGGCCGCCGTTGATCCCGTGCCTGCCGACAACACACGCCTCGTCGGAGACGTCAGCGCCTTCGCTGCCGAGTAG
- a CDS encoding glycerophosphodiester phosphodiesterase family protein: MTHPYFEKARYPRVLAHRGLVTAAGGDSGVWENSAAAFAAAHAAGTDFIETDCQVSADGDVVLFHDATLERLTGDPRAVREVRTRELEHLFAEHGGLLTVAEALHLFPEARFNIDVKTDAAVEPLGSVLVDHTHRVLVTSFSDARRRATVSSVLRAGASLRPATSAGSRTIAAVRALSAAHLSPARVLRDVDALQIPERHGALRVLTSSFLRSAHRHGVEVHVWTVNDEATMQRLVAAGVDGIVSDRSDIAINTLSRQDPPRRS; encoded by the coding sequence GTGACCCACCCGTACTTCGAGAAGGCACGGTACCCCCGAGTCCTCGCTCACCGCGGCCTTGTGACCGCGGCGGGCGGGGACTCCGGCGTGTGGGAGAACTCCGCCGCCGCCTTCGCCGCCGCGCACGCCGCCGGAACGGACTTCATCGAGACCGACTGCCAGGTCAGCGCTGACGGTGACGTGGTGCTGTTCCACGACGCGACGTTGGAACGGCTCACCGGTGATCCTCGCGCGGTGCGGGAGGTGCGCACACGGGAGCTCGAGCACCTGTTCGCCGAGCACGGTGGTCTGCTGACGGTCGCCGAGGCGTTGCACCTGTTCCCCGAGGCGCGCTTCAACATCGACGTGAAGACCGACGCCGCCGTCGAACCGCTCGGTTCGGTGCTCGTCGACCACACTCATCGCGTCCTGGTCACCAGCTTCTCCGATGCCCGACGCCGGGCGACCGTGTCGTCGGTGCTGCGCGCAGGCGCCTCGCTGCGTCCTGCGACTTCAGCCGGCAGCCGGACGATCGCCGCGGTACGGGCACTCTCCGCAGCGCACCTCTCCCCCGCGCGGGTACTGCGCGACGTCGATGCGCTGCAGATCCCGGAGAGACACGGCGCGCTGCGCGTCCTGACGTCGTCGTTCCTGCGGTCCGCGCACCGACACGGCGTCGAGGTGCATGTCTGGACGGTCAACGATGAGGCGACCATGCAGCGTCTGGTCGCGGCCGGTGTCGACGGCATCGTCTCCGACCGCTCCGACATCGCGATCAACACGCTCTCACGTCAGGACCCGCCACGCCGCTCATAA
- a CDS encoding ATP-binding cassette domain-containing protein: MSSPSHAADSHDLIRVQGARENNLKEISVDIPKRRLTVFTGVSGSGKSSLVFDTIAAESRRMIDETYSAFVQGFMPSVPRPDVDVLEGLTTAIIVNQERLGANPRSTVGTVTDANAMLRILFSKLGTPYIGGPTAFSFNIPTQRASGVMTGPGGEKKIVKDAIYLGGMCPRCEGRGAVSDLDLTQIVDESKSLDDGAIMVPGYTADGWMVKGFSQAGFYPGDKPISEFSEKQRHLFLYGEVTKVKISGINMTYEGLIPKITKSMLSKDLDALQPHIRAFVERVATFAVCPECDGTRLTEGARSSKIDGVSIADACRMQVTDLATWVRGLDLPGAGPLLEALSANLDAFVSLGLGYLSLERPSGTLSGGEAQRIKMLRHLGSSLTDITYVFDEPTIGLHPHDIQRMNGLLVKLRDKGNTVLVVEHKPETIVIADHVVDLGPGAGSAGGEICFEGSVDGLKASGTLTGEHLEDRATLKESVRSGAGAIEVRGATENNLQDVDVDIPTGVLTVITGVAGSGKSSLIHGSVTRREGVVAIDQGAIKGSRRSNPATYTGLLEPIRKAFAKVNGVKPALFSANSEGACPTCKGAGVIITELGFMDSIETPCEDCGGKRFQASVLEYKLAGKDITEVLDLPVSEARVFFSEGEAKIPAATAILGRLDDVGLGYLSLGQPLSTLSGGERQRVKLAIQMGEKGDIYVLDEPTTGLHLADVDKILGLLDRLVESGKTVIVIEHHQAVMAHADWIIDIGPGAGHDGGRVVFEGTPAELVADKSTLTGEHLAAYVGA, translated from the coding sequence ATGTCCTCTCCGTCACATGCCGCAGACAGCCACGACCTGATCCGAGTTCAAGGCGCACGCGAGAACAACCTCAAAGAGATCAGCGTCGACATACCGAAGCGCCGTCTGACGGTGTTCACCGGCGTCTCCGGCTCGGGGAAGAGCTCGCTCGTCTTTGACACCATCGCGGCGGAATCCCGCCGCATGATCGACGAGACCTACAGCGCCTTCGTGCAGGGGTTCATGCCGTCGGTGCCACGTCCGGATGTCGACGTACTGGAGGGCCTGACCACCGCGATCATCGTCAATCAGGAGCGGCTCGGCGCCAACCCGCGTTCCACCGTCGGAACCGTCACCGACGCGAACGCGATGCTGCGCATCCTGTTCAGCAAGCTCGGCACCCCCTATATCGGGGGACCGACGGCGTTCTCCTTCAACATTCCCACGCAGCGCGCAAGCGGTGTCATGACGGGACCGGGCGGCGAGAAGAAGATCGTCAAGGACGCGATCTATCTCGGCGGCATGTGCCCGCGCTGCGAGGGCAGGGGAGCGGTGTCTGACCTCGACCTCACCCAGATCGTCGACGAGTCGAAGTCGCTCGACGATGGCGCGATCATGGTGCCCGGCTACACCGCCGACGGGTGGATGGTGAAGGGGTTCTCGCAGGCGGGGTTCTACCCGGGTGACAAGCCGATCTCGGAGTTCAGCGAGAAGCAGCGCCACCTCTTCCTCTACGGCGAGGTGACCAAGGTCAAGATCTCCGGTATCAACATGACGTACGAGGGGTTGATCCCGAAGATCACGAAGTCGATGCTCTCGAAGGATCTCGACGCGCTGCAGCCGCACATCCGTGCCTTCGTCGAGCGCGTCGCGACATTCGCGGTGTGCCCGGAATGCGATGGGACTCGGCTCACCGAGGGGGCGCGCTCCTCGAAGATCGACGGCGTCAGCATCGCCGACGCCTGCCGCATGCAGGTGACGGATCTCGCCACCTGGGTCCGCGGGCTCGATCTGCCGGGCGCGGGCCCGCTGCTGGAAGCGCTGAGCGCCAACCTCGACGCGTTCGTGAGCCTCGGGCTCGGGTACCTCAGCCTGGAACGTCCGTCAGGGACGCTGTCCGGGGGAGAGGCGCAGCGGATCAAGATGCTGCGTCATCTCGGCTCCTCGCTCACGGACATCACCTACGTGTTCGATGAGCCGACGATCGGCCTTCATCCGCACGACATCCAGCGCATGAACGGCTTGCTGGTGAAGCTGCGGGACAAGGGCAACACCGTGCTCGTCGTGGAGCACAAGCCCGAGACGATCGTGATCGCAGACCATGTGGTCGACCTCGGACCCGGCGCCGGAAGTGCGGGCGGCGAGATCTGCTTCGAAGGCTCGGTCGACGGCCTCAAGGCCAGCGGCACGCTCACCGGGGAGCACCTCGAGGATCGCGCCACGCTCAAGGAATCCGTACGCAGCGGCGCTGGAGCGATCGAGGTGCGCGGCGCGACCGAGAACAACCTCCAGGACGTCGACGTCGACATTCCCACCGGTGTTCTCACGGTGATCACCGGCGTCGCCGGATCGGGGAAGAGCTCGCTCATCCACGGATCGGTGACGCGCCGAGAGGGCGTCGTCGCGATCGACCAGGGAGCCATCAAGGGCTCTCGCCGCAGCAATCCGGCGACCTACACGGGCCTCCTGGAGCCGATCCGCAAGGCCTTCGCGAAGGTGAACGGCGTGAAGCCGGCGCTCTTCAGCGCCAACTCCGAGGGCGCGTGTCCGACCTGCAAGGGCGCGGGCGTGATCATCACTGAACTCGGATTCATGGACTCGATCGAGACGCCGTGCGAGGACTGCGGGGGTAAGCGTTTCCAGGCGAGCGTGCTGGAGTACAAGCTGGCGGGCAAGGACATCACAGAAGTCCTCGACCTTCCGGTGTCGGAGGCTCGCGTGTTCTTCTCCGAAGGCGAGGCGAAGATCCCTGCCGCGACAGCGATCCTCGGCCGGCTGGATGACGTCGGGCTGGGTTACCTGTCACTCGGCCAGCCGTTGTCCACGTTGTCGGGCGGCGAGCGTCAGCGTGTGAAGCTGGCGATCCAGATGGGCGAGAAGGGCGACATCTATGTGCTGGACGAGCCGACCACCGGCCTTCACCTCGCCGATGTCGACAAGATCCTCGGGCTGCTCGATCGTCTCGTGGAATCCGGCAAGACGGTCATCGTGATCGAGCACCATCAGGCTGTGATGGCTCATGCCGACTGGATCATCGACATCGGTCCGGGCGCAGGACACGACGGCGGACGTGTCGTCTTCGAAGGCACGCCGGCTGAACTGGTGGCCGACAAGTCGACGCTGACAGGTGAGCATCTCGCGGCGTACGTCGGTGCATGA
- a CDS encoding MFS transporter codes for MTTPRDPADAARTPDGIASRRRIHPAWWVAGVAFLALLAAAGFRAAPGALMVPLHEEFGWSTTIMSLAVSINLLLYGLTAPFAAALMDRFGIRQVVAAALTLVALGAGGSVLMTASWQLLLFWGVLIGLGTGSMALVFAATIANRWFVRRRGLVMGILTAGSATGQLIFLPPVAALAESSGWRIASLLVAGVAIAAVPVVWLVLRDHPADRGVLPLGADPLTYTPPPRTTGNAAKRALDGLVFASKKPSFWALVFAFAICGATTNGLIGIHFIPSAHDHGMATTTAAGLLAVVGIFDIAGTIASGWLTDKFDPRILLVTYYAFRGVGLVLLPWLLSDVVHPSMVLFVVIYGLDWVATVPPTAVLCREIFGDRGTIVFGWVFAAHQIGAAAAALGAGVIRDTFGTYTYAWWGGAALCAIAALLSLVVRRPAPVVEKSSHGVH; via the coding sequence ATGACGACTCCCCGCGATCCCGCCGATGCTGCGCGCACCCCCGACGGGATCGCCTCTCGGCGTCGGATCCACCCCGCCTGGTGGGTCGCCGGCGTCGCTTTCCTGGCGCTCCTCGCCGCCGCGGGGTTCCGCGCCGCCCCTGGTGCGCTCATGGTGCCGCTGCATGAGGAGTTCGGCTGGTCGACCACGATCATGTCGCTGGCCGTGAGCATCAATCTGCTCCTGTACGGTCTCACCGCACCCTTCGCCGCAGCGCTGATGGACCGCTTCGGCATCCGTCAGGTCGTCGCGGCCGCGCTGACGCTCGTCGCCCTCGGGGCGGGGGGAAGCGTCCTGATGACGGCGTCGTGGCAGCTCCTGCTCTTCTGGGGTGTGCTGATCGGCCTGGGCACCGGTTCCATGGCGCTCGTCTTCGCCGCGACGATCGCCAACCGCTGGTTCGTGCGGCGGCGGGGGCTCGTCATGGGAATCCTCACCGCGGGTTCGGCCACAGGACAACTGATCTTCCTGCCTCCCGTCGCCGCGCTCGCGGAGAGCTCCGGCTGGCGCATCGCCTCCCTGCTGGTCGCCGGTGTCGCGATCGCCGCCGTCCCTGTCGTCTGGTTGGTGCTGCGCGATCACCCGGCGGACCGTGGAGTACTTCCGCTCGGCGCCGACCCGCTCACCTACACTCCCCCTCCCCGCACCACGGGGAACGCCGCGAAGCGGGCACTCGACGGCCTCGTCTTCGCCTCGAAAAAGCCGTCGTTCTGGGCACTGGTGTTCGCCTTCGCGATCTGCGGAGCGACCACGAACGGGCTCATCGGCATCCATTTCATCCCCTCCGCGCACGACCACGGGATGGCCACCACCACGGCAGCCGGCCTCCTTGCGGTGGTCGGCATCTTCGACATCGCCGGAACCATCGCCTCCGGATGGCTGACCGACAAGTTCGACCCTCGGATCCTGCTGGTGACCTACTACGCCTTCCGTGGCGTGGGGTTGGTGCTCCTCCCCTGGCTCCTGTCCGACGTCGTGCACCCGAGCATGGTCCTGTTCGTCGTGATCTACGGTCTGGACTGGGTCGCGACGGTGCCGCCCACAGCGGTGCTGTGCCGCGAGATCTTCGGCGATCGGGGCACGATCGTCTTCGGCTGGGTGTTCGCGGCCCACCAGATCGGCGCAGCCGCTGCGGCACTGGGTGCCGGTGTCATCCGCGATACCTTCGGCACTTACACCTACGCCTGGTGGGGCGGGGCCGCGCTCTGCGCGATCGCCGCACTGCTGTCGCTGGTGGTGCGTCGCCCTGCGCCGGTCGTGGAGAAAAGCTCGCACGGGGTGCACTGA
- a CDS encoding SPFH domain-containing protein codes for MNDSSFIPTAIGWILAIAVLIFVVVTLARAIRIIPQATAGVVERLGRYHKTLMPGLNILVPFIDRLRPLIDMREQVVSFPPQPVITEDNLVVSIDTVVYFQVTDARAATYEIANYLGAVEQLTTTTLRNVVGGLNLEEALTSRDNINGQLRVVLDEATGKWGIRVGRVELKAIDPPISIQDSMEKQMRAERDRRAAILTAEGTKQSAILEAEGSRQAEILRAEGDKQAAVLRAQGEAEAIQNVFSAIHQGAPDDKLLAYQYLQMLPKISEGQSNKLWIIPSELTEALKGIGSAFTPKPGQGPTNTPPGV; via the coding sequence GTGAACGACTCTTCGTTCATCCCCACCGCCATCGGCTGGATCCTCGCGATCGCGGTGCTCATCTTCGTGGTGGTCACCCTGGCGCGTGCCATCCGCATCATCCCGCAGGCCACCGCCGGTGTGGTGGAGCGCCTCGGCCGCTATCACAAGACCCTCATGCCAGGACTGAACATCCTGGTGCCGTTCATCGACCGCCTCCGGCCGCTGATCGACATGCGCGAGCAGGTCGTGTCCTTCCCGCCGCAGCCCGTGATCACCGAGGACAACCTCGTCGTCTCGATCGACACCGTCGTCTACTTCCAGGTGACCGACGCGCGCGCCGCCACCTACGAGATCGCCAACTATCTGGGCGCCGTCGAGCAGCTCACCACCACCACCCTCCGCAACGTCGTGGGTGGCCTGAACCTCGAAGAAGCGCTGACGAGCCGCGACAACATCAACGGTCAGCTCCGCGTCGTGCTCGATGAGGCGACCGGCAAGTGGGGAATCCGCGTCGGTCGTGTCGAGCTGAAGGCGATCGACCCGCCCATCTCCATCCAGGACTCCATGGAGAAGCAGATGCGCGCCGAGCGTGACCGTCGTGCGGCCATCCTGACCGCCGAAGGAACGAAGCAGTCCGCCATCCTCGAAGCCGAGGGTTCGCGACAGGCCGAGATCCTGCGGGCCGAGGGTGACAAGCAGGCGGCTGTGCTGCGTGCACAGGGTGAGGCGGAGGCGATCCAGAACGTCTTCAGCGCGATCCACCAGGGTGCCCCTGACGACAAGCTCCTCGCGTACCAGTACCTGCAGATGCTCCCGAAGATCAGCGAGGGGCAGTCGAACAAGCTCTGGATCATCCCGAGCGAGCTCACCGAGGCCCTGAAGGGAATCGGGAGCGCATTCACCCCGAAGCCCGGACAGGGTCCGACGAACACCCCTCCCGGCGTGTGA
- a CDS encoding NUDIX domain-containing protein, whose protein sequence is MTPNAADGRIDPMPISDYVAGIRERIGHDLLLLPGVTAVIREGEHFLLARHAHSGLWSLIGGGVEPGEDPAEAVVREVHEESGGQIRIVRIVGAYGGDSLMATYPNGDRVGYVTTAYECALVGAATPDRDEIRELGWFTREQISALPRHDWIDRVLDDALRSPHSRDARER, encoded by the coding sequence GTGACGCCGAACGCGGCCGACGGCAGGATTGACCCCATGCCGATATCTGACTATGTCGCGGGCATTCGGGAGCGGATCGGTCACGATCTCCTCCTTCTTCCCGGTGTGACAGCGGTGATCCGCGAGGGTGAGCACTTCTTGCTCGCTCGCCATGCGCACTCGGGTCTGTGGAGCCTCATCGGCGGCGGCGTCGAGCCCGGAGAAGACCCAGCGGAGGCTGTGGTTCGGGAGGTTCACGAGGAGTCGGGCGGACAGATCCGCATCGTGAGGATCGTCGGTGCGTACGGGGGTGACTCGCTGATGGCGACCTACCCCAACGGCGACCGCGTGGGGTACGTCACCACGGCATATGAGTGTGCCCTCGTCGGCGCCGCCACTCCCGACCGGGATGAGATCCGCGAACTCGGGTGGTTCACGCGCGAGCAGATCAGCGCACTACCGCGACACGACTGGATCGATCGCGTGCTCGACGATGCGCTCCGCTCCCCTCACAGCCGCGACGCTCGGGAACGCTGA
- a CDS encoding VOC family protein has protein sequence MSTMKINIHYAFLPHTDADAALGFYRDALGFEVRNDVGYDGLRWLTVGPAGQPETSIVLHPPATDPGITEDERRTILELIAKGSYGALTLASDDLDQLFEQLVAQGADVVQEPMDQPYGVRDCAFRDPAGNLLRINQAG, from the coding sequence GTGAGCACCATGAAGATCAACATCCACTACGCCTTCCTCCCGCACACCGACGCCGATGCGGCACTCGGGTTCTACAGAGACGCCCTCGGATTCGAGGTGCGCAACGACGTGGGCTACGACGGTCTCCGCTGGTTGACGGTGGGGCCGGCCGGACAGCCGGAGACCTCGATCGTGCTGCACCCGCCGGCAACGGACCCCGGGATCACCGAAGACGAGCGCCGCACGATCCTCGAGCTCATCGCCAAGGGCAGCTATGGCGCGCTGACCCTCGCGAGCGACGACCTCGACCAGCTCTTCGAGCAGCTCGTGGCTCAAGGGGCCGATGTCGTCCAAGAGCCGATGGATCAGCCGTACGGTGTGCGCGACTGCGCGTTCCGCGACCCGGCGGGCAACCTGCTCCGCATCAACCAGGCCGGCTGA
- a CDS encoding winged helix-turn-helix transcriptional regulator: protein MPLRSDWSAEFCPVRRSLDVLGDPWVLLIIRDVLHGHGRFDALRDNLQISEPVLSRRLAAMVEAGLLMRVDYLDGARTRQGYAATEAAADLLPILQQLAVWGERHTPMPEGGAHMAMVHETCGQETTDGGVCSSCGERLTPEQMTWVKPWKNIRDRLQPAGTLR from the coding sequence ATGCCGTTGCGGTCTGATTGGTCTGCCGAGTTCTGTCCGGTCCGTCGCTCGCTCGACGTGCTGGGAGATCCGTGGGTGCTGTTGATCATCCGCGATGTGCTGCACGGCCATGGCAGATTCGACGCATTGCGCGACAACCTGCAGATCTCCGAGCCCGTGCTCAGCCGTCGACTCGCCGCGATGGTCGAGGCTGGGCTGCTCATGCGTGTCGACTATCTGGACGGCGCTCGGACGCGGCAGGGCTATGCGGCCACCGAAGCCGCCGCCGACCTCCTGCCGATCCTCCAGCAGCTCGCGGTCTGGGGAGAGCGACATACTCCGATGCCCGAGGGGGGAGCGCATATGGCGATGGTCCACGAGACCTGCGGGCAGGAGACCACCGACGGCGGGGTCTGCAGCTCCTGCGGAGAGCGACTCACGCCCGAGCAGATGACCTGGGTGAAGCCGTGGAAGAACATCCGCGACCGGCTCCAGCCGGCCGGCACGCTTCGCTGA